Proteins encoded in a region of the Phoenix dactylifera cultivar Barhee BC4 chromosome 3, palm_55x_up_171113_PBpolish2nd_filt_p, whole genome shotgun sequence genome:
- the LOC103723228 gene encoding probable indole-3-pyruvate monooxygenase YUCCA10 — MEEVVVIVGAGPSGLAVAACLNKHSIPNIVLERDDCIASLWRKRCYDRMSLHLGKQYCELPHAKHLPTTPTFIPKDGFIRYLDDYASRFQLRVLLRRNVESAEFDAGAGRWRVAARNLDSDAAEEYLARYLVVATGENDGIVVPEIPGLDGFDGPVLHSSQYRSGSVFKAKDVLVVGCGNSGMEIAFDLADSGAHTSIVVRNQVHLVTKDIWLFAMFIMKLLPLHLVDRIILFLCFIKFGNTSKYGIRRPAKGPMYLKVNSPVYPVVDVGTFKKIQCGEIQVLPSIASIKGNDVTFSNGKLHHFDAIILATGYRSAIKNWLKSDDYLIGDDGMAKQKFPEHWKGRNGLYCSGLVRRGIYGSAEDALSIANDISNSYQIDLGKTL; from the exons atggaggaggtggtggtgatAGTCGGAGCTGGGCCGTCGGGGCTCGCCGTGGCGGCATGTCTGAATAAACACTCCATCCCAAATATAGTTCTGGAGCGCGACGACTGCATCGCGTCGCTCTGGCGCAAGCGCTGCTACGACCGGATGTCCCTCCACCTCGGGAAGCAGTACTGCGAGCTCCCCCACGCGAAGCACCTGCCCACCACCCCAACGTTCATCCCCAAGGACGGATTCATCCGCTACCTCGACGACTACGCGTCGCGGTTCCAGCTCCGCGTCCTGCTTCGCCGCAACGTGGAGTCGGCGGAGTTCGACGCCGGCGCCGGGAGGTGGCGCGTCGCCGCGAGGAATCTGGACTCGGACGCTGCAGAGGAGTACCTGGCGAGGTACCTCGTGGTGGCGACTGGGGAGAATGATGGCATCGTTGTGCCGGAGATTCCCGGTCTGGATGGGTTCGATGGCCCGGTTTTGCACTCGAGTCAGTACCGGTCCGGTTCGGTCTTTAAGGCCAAGGATGTCTTGGTTGTTGGCTGTGGGAATTCCGGCATGGAGATTGCTTTCGATCTGGCTGACTCCGGGGCCCACACCTCTATTGTAGTCAGAAATCAG GTTCATCTAGTAACGAAGGATATATGGTTGTTTGCTATGTTTATCATGAAACTTTTGCCATTGCATTTGGTGGACAggattattctttttctttgttttatcAAGTTTGGAAATACATCCAAGTATGGCATACGTAGACCAGCCAAGGGGCCCATGTATTTGAAGGTAAACAGCCCGGTGTATCCTGTTGTCGATGTTGGCACGTTCAAGAAAATACAGTGCGGAGAAATTCAG GTTCTGCCTTCTATAGCAAGCATAAAAGGCAATGATGTGACATTTTCCAATGGAAAGCTACATCACTTTGATGCCATCATTCTAGCTACGGGCTATAGAAGTGCAATAAAAAATTGGCTCAAG AGTGATGATTACCTAATTGGTGATGATGGAATGGCTAAGCAAAAATTTCCAGAACACTGGAAAGGGAGAAATGGGCTCTACTGTTCAGGGCTTGTAAGAAGAGGAATTTATGGGTCTGCGGAGGATGCATTAAGTATAGCTAATGACATTAGTAATAGCTATCAAATTGACCTAGGCAAAACATTGTAG